CTCTAGCTTTATAAAATGGTGTATCAACGTTTGCAAGATTGCCAGAGATTAGTTTTTGGCGTAGTTCTCTGCCTGCAAGAGCTGATTCAACAAGTGGGCTAGATTTTGATTTATCTAAAACAAACATTTAAAATCCTTATGAAATTTCACATTTTTATAAGCAAACGATGTTCCAAATATAGGGTAAATTTATTTTGTCTCATAAATTTTTGCCAGATCTTCTTTCATTTTTGTGACTTTTATACCACCAAGATAGTATTTTACCCCGTATTGTCCGCTATCTACGTCTGTTAAAATTTGATATTCGCCATTTTTTATCACGACCTTAAAAGGTAGTGCGATCTCGTGTTTGTATTCGATGTCTCTTACGATTTGCTCGGCAAGTCTGTCATTTATCTTTTGATCGTTTGTTATGAAATAATAGGCGTTAAATTTTTGCATAAATTCGTGCAAAACATACTCATTTGTGACATTTTCAAAGTGAGTTAGTCCAATTAGTGTAAATTTATCTTTGTTTTCA
This window of the Campylobacter concisus genome carries:
- a CDS encoding thioredoxin, with protein sequence MKNLLVLIIALFAFFGCGDDESSSANFKEFSPNEEVKLVDVSGKELTLVRKDHGFAIKNDENKVLMIDIFGTFCPPCQKEAAELTKYQLENKDKFTLIGLTHFENVTNEYVLHEFMQKFNAYYFITNDQKINDRLAEQIVRDIEYKHEIALPFKVVIKNGEYQILTDVDSGQYGVKYYLGGIKVTKMKEDLAKIYETK